From Pseudothermotoga thermarum DSM 5069, a single genomic window includes:
- a CDS encoding PDC sensor domain-containing protein — translation MGIRFKVISLVLLLVVLTAAVLTVVNLLEIRNLSLNSAVNSLKQKAEKESLIVDNWIKSRLATLSTISADFQTFLMLFEKSFVTMTLKAKIDQLEPLGFVDWFFANFEGKAYTLKDKEIDLSQMGFFNAIINEGRSYFVATGINWEGVKSIVFAVPVYSYEGVAEGVFGAVMPQKLLQDFVSSVKYGQTGYAYISDFTGKIVAHPKEEYVSKKLSELDPALKPIEEQIAKKSVSYVSYVFEKIKRLVAMAPVESAEWMLCAGIFESELNAPFIASLKKSVLTTAVAVLVSIVIGFLFGRVITKPILDLTEFSKQIASGDLTGKFEVKSRDETGQLSKVLILLVENLRNSIAKIVNLKEEVST, via the coding sequence GTGGGAATTCGGTTTAAAGTGATAAGTTTGGTTTTGCTTTTGGTTGTTCTCACCGCAGCAGTGCTAACTGTTGTCAACCTTCTTGAAATCAGAAATCTATCGTTGAATTCCGCTGTAAACAGCTTGAAGCAAAAAGCTGAAAAAGAATCGTTAATAGTTGATAATTGGATAAAAAGTAGGCTTGCTACTCTGAGCACTATTTCGGCAGATTTTCAGACTTTTCTCATGCTCTTTGAAAAAAGTTTTGTCACGATGACATTGAAAGCGAAGATAGATCAACTTGAGCCACTGGGATTTGTGGATTGGTTTTTTGCAAATTTCGAGGGTAAAGCCTACACCTTGAAGGACAAGGAAATAGATCTGTCTCAAATGGGGTTTTTCAATGCAATTATTAACGAAGGTAGATCCTATTTTGTGGCTACAGGAATCAACTGGGAAGGAGTTAAATCAATAGTCTTTGCCGTTCCAGTTTATTCTTACGAAGGAGTAGCAGAAGGTGTTTTCGGCGCGGTGATGCCACAAAAACTTTTGCAGGATTTTGTTTCTTCGGTTAAATATGGACAAACAGGATATGCTTATATCAGCGATTTTACAGGGAAAATTGTTGCACATCCAAAGGAAGAATACGTTTCAAAAAAGCTTTCAGAGTTGGATCCTGCTTTGAAACCAATTGAAGAGCAAATAGCCAAAAAATCTGTTTCGTACGTTTCATACGTTTTTGAAAAGATAAAAAGATTGGTTGCAATGGCACCTGTTGAGAGCGCCGAATGGATGCTTTGCGCTGGAATATTTGAATCTGAGCTCAACGCCCCCTTTATTGCATCGTTGAAAAAGAGTGTTCTTACAACAGCCGTAGCAGTCTTAGTAAGTATTGTAATAGGTTTTCTATTTGGAAGGGTCATCACAAAACCCATACTTGATTTGACGGAATTCTCAAAACAAATTGCTTCGGGTGATCTTACCGGTAAATTCGAAGTAAAAAGCAGAGATGAAACTGGACAGCTCTCAAAAGTCCTTATCCTGCTTGTTGAAAATTTAAGAAATAGCATAGCAAAAATCGTTAATTTGAAAGAGGAGGTGTCAACTTAA
- a CDS encoding right-handed parallel beta-helix repeat-containing protein: MKQSFLLVLFILAASLLLASVKELVISELESQTLNSSIHFGEFLITATFDKTVVIEPHSKIASDGTAFTKRLKLGGAGTAEYRSIHFKVDGPATVIVYLISSSSSEDRKLDLYKVDGTLVASVPALGQTLEKQVFEITEAGTYYLASPKGGVNIYYIRVEEKILPKELVISELESQKITSPVRFGPFLITATADKPVDIEPHSKVASDGTTFTKRLKLNGAGTAEYRSIHFSVNRAATVIVYLISSSSSEDRQLNLYKLDGTLVGSVPALGKSIEKQIFKITEPGDYYLASPRAGVNIYYIRIEEEGSEAVQKPRPAWDQVPTPKIVSVKVDENDPNVIIITFEVVTGFEGADLATIEILDEQLNKLDEILVGSSKERIRQVSYSPKRSGTYHFKVVARRTDEELSKDSEIQKFSFLLPLSAPKVEAYTRKNNSLLVEWSEVKEAEKYIVEFKRADEDSFKLVADNLTTTFCTITDLIPNVEYDIKVTAVRGEQAVSGYLRKKVAETEERKWKFIRFGQTTYDDTNRIEFLEDGSIRLHACIYDPNTLQIVKKGGKFTDFFDGISFYYTEVNPYEENFVLTATFHVDYINPTPDGQEGFGIIIRDSLGVHGSTDLFMTNSAGIICGRMRRVLPDGTTQVIRPAMGTRFVYGLTPEHIEKNITTGATVVYNAFDWTPGKVVKQGDTYTLTLKKTNTGYHAILNNDPSTEIIMYDNGWKKLTVLDPEKIYVGFAAARGTVVTITNISFTTSDPKTDPPAEPEPLQAVEPVYRVLSPSTSGLENYKFVFFANADGKLSIFDEFGTKIVDGLKVTANIETDYQIKLKEGINKFKILFTPEPNYRTKSGESLSSYETKSMEFQVEYRYFANEVLYVSPTGSPDGKGTLESPIDIHTAVNFARPGQTIVLEPGVYKMRQPLVIHRGIDGEPDKPIVMKVAGDQRAILDFKGAGAGPLSSAFAILANHWHIKNLDVCNSDGNVKGINIAGHHNILERVNAYNNGDTGIQISGFSADPFEKWPTYNLILSCMSYNNCDPGANNADGFAAKITVGPGNVFRNCIAFNNVDDGWDLYSKVETGPIGVVVIENCVAYNNGITFEGRTGEGNGFKLGGEGIPVKHVLANSIAYNNLGSGITSNSNPATIVMNTTSAFNKKSNYALYGRSNVERTFEVKGIISFKPGAADIVELASLLEDPTNYFNGRNINGEIVSEDWFESVDITITPTIDEHGYIDMKGLFVLTNKAPCGVGAVLPSFSIGCITCPTM; this comes from the coding sequence ATGAAACAGTCATTTCTTTTGGTCTTATTTATCTTAGCAGCCTCACTATTACTTGCATCGGTCAAAGAATTGGTGATTTCTGAACTTGAAAGTCAGACGCTGAATTCTTCTATCCATTTTGGTGAATTTCTCATCACAGCTACTTTTGACAAGACGGTGGTCATAGAACCTCACAGCAAGATTGCTTCAGATGGTACAGCTTTCACAAAGCGATTGAAGCTTGGTGGAGCTGGAACTGCAGAGTATCGTTCAATTCATTTTAAAGTCGATGGACCAGCAACAGTTATCGTATATTTGATTAGTTCTAGCAGTAGCGAAGATAGAAAACTTGATCTGTACAAAGTTGACGGAACACTTGTTGCATCGGTACCTGCCCTTGGCCAGACCTTGGAGAAGCAAGTTTTTGAAATAACTGAAGCTGGTACTTATTATCTCGCCTCACCCAAAGGTGGAGTAAACATTTATTACATCAGGGTGGAAGAGAAAATTCTGCCGAAGGAACTTGTGATTTCTGAGCTTGAAAGTCAAAAGATAACATCACCTGTTCGATTTGGACCATTCCTCATAACAGCCACAGCAGATAAACCAGTGGACATTGAACCTCATAGCAAAGTAGCTTCAGATGGTACAACTTTTACAAAGCGCTTAAAGCTCAATGGAGCCGGAACAGCTGAATATCGATCGATTCATTTTTCGGTTAATCGTGCCGCTACCGTGATAGTTTATCTGATCAGCTCAAGCAGCTCCGAAGATAGACAACTTAATTTGTACAAATTAGATGGTACACTCGTTGGATCAGTTCCAGCACTTGGGAAGTCTATTGAGAAACAGATTTTCAAGATAACAGAACCAGGCGATTATTACCTTGCCTCTCCAAGAGCTGGTGTGAATATCTATTACATTAGAATTGAAGAAGAAGGTTCTGAGGCGGTGCAAAAACCAAGACCAGCTTGGGATCAAGTTCCAACACCGAAGATTGTTTCTGTGAAAGTTGATGAAAATGATCCCAATGTAATTATCATCACCTTTGAGGTTGTCACCGGTTTTGAAGGTGCAGATTTAGCTACTATTGAGATTTTGGATGAGCAATTGAACAAACTAGATGAAATTCTTGTCGGAAGTTCCAAGGAGAGAATCAGACAGGTTAGTTATTCACCAAAAAGGTCAGGGACATATCATTTCAAAGTTGTTGCTCGACGAACCGACGAAGAGCTGAGTAAAGATTCTGAAATTCAGAAATTTTCCTTTCTTTTGCCGTTAAGTGCCCCAAAAGTTGAGGCTTACACAAGAAAAAATAACTCTTTATTGGTTGAGTGGAGCGAAGTTAAGGAAGCAGAAAAATACATCGTTGAATTCAAAAGAGCAGACGAGGATTCTTTCAAATTGGTTGCGGATAACTTGACAACCACCTTTTGCACAATAACTGACCTTATACCAAACGTTGAATATGACATAAAAGTTACAGCGGTCAGAGGAGAACAAGCGGTAAGTGGGTATTTAAGAAAGAAAGTTGCTGAAACTGAGGAAAGAAAATGGAAATTCATAAGGTTTGGTCAAACAACCTATGACGATACCAACAGAATTGAATTTCTAGAAGATGGTTCCATAAGGCTCCACGCATGTATCTATGATCCGAACACTTTGCAAATAGTGAAAAAGGGGGGAAAATTCACAGACTTTTTCGATGGGATTTCATTCTATTATACTGAAGTCAATCCATACGAGGAAAACTTTGTCCTCACTGCAACGTTCCATGTTGATTACATAAACCCAACTCCAGATGGCCAAGAAGGTTTTGGAATCATCATCAGAGACTCTCTTGGGGTTCATGGAAGTACGGATCTTTTCATGACAAATTCCGCTGGAATCATTTGTGGAAGGATGAGAAGAGTTTTGCCTGATGGAACAACTCAAGTTATAAGGCCTGCTATGGGAACAAGATTTGTTTATGGTTTAACGCCTGAGCACATTGAGAAAAACATCACCACAGGAGCAACTGTTGTATACAACGCTTTTGATTGGACACCTGGAAAAGTTGTAAAACAAGGAGACACATATACTTTGACGTTGAAGAAGACCAACACTGGTTATCACGCTATCTTGAACAACGATCCATCTACTGAAATAATCATGTACGATAATGGTTGGAAAAAATTAACCGTTCTGGATCCCGAAAAAATCTACGTTGGATTTGCAGCAGCAAGAGGAACGGTTGTGACGATTACAAACATTTCTTTCACGACATCCGATCCCAAGACCGATCCACCTGCGGAGCCTGAACCGCTTCAGGCAGTTGAACCTGTTTACAGAGTTTTGTCTCCATCGACCTCTGGTTTAGAGAACTACAAGTTTGTTTTCTTCGCAAATGCCGATGGAAAACTTTCCATCTTTGATGAATTTGGAACAAAGATTGTTGATGGTCTCAAAGTAACAGCCAACATCGAGACGGATTACCAAATCAAATTGAAAGAGGGAATCAACAAATTCAAAATCTTGTTTACTCCTGAACCAAATTACAGAACAAAAAGTGGCGAATCACTGTCAAGCTATGAAACAAAATCTATGGAATTTCAGGTCGAGTACAGATATTTCGCCAATGAGGTGTTGTACGTGTCACCAACTGGTTCTCCAGATGGGAAGGGCACTTTGGAATCACCAATCGATATCCACACAGCTGTGAATTTCGCAAGGCCAGGGCAAACCATAGTTCTCGAGCCAGGTGTTTACAAGATGAGACAACCTTTGGTAATTCATCGTGGTATCGATGGTGAACCAGATAAACCCATTGTGATGAAAGTTGCCGGGGATCAGCGTGCGATCTTGGATTTCAAAGGAGCAGGTGCTGGGCCACTTTCATCGGCGTTTGCAATCCTTGCCAACCATTGGCACATAAAGAACCTGGATGTTTGCAACAGCGACGGGAATGTCAAAGGAATCAACATTGCCGGTCATCATAACATCCTTGAGAGAGTGAATGCCTATAATAATGGAGATACTGGAATACAAATATCCGGTTTCTCGGCAGATCCATTTGAAAAATGGCCTACGTACAATCTAATACTGAGTTGCATGTCCTACAACAACTGCGACCCTGGTGCAAACAACGCGGATGGTTTTGCGGCAAAGATAACCGTTGGACCAGGAAATGTTTTCAGAAACTGTATAGCCTTCAACAACGTCGACGATGGATGGGACCTTTATTCAAAAGTTGAAACAGGTCCAATAGGTGTGGTCGTAATCGAAAACTGCGTGGCTTACAACAACGGTATAACCTTTGAAGGAAGAACCGGGGAAGGAAACGGCTTCAAACTTGGTGGAGAGGGTATACCAGTGAAACATGTTCTTGCCAACAGCATTGCATACAACAACCTTGGTAGTGGTATCACGAGCAACAGCAACCCCGCAACGATAGTTATGAATACCACCTCTGCGTTCAACAAGAAAAGCAACTATGCGCTGTATGGTCGATCCAACGTTGAAAGAACCTTTGAGGTTAAGGGTATAATATCGTTCAAGCCTGGGGCAGCAGATATAGTTGAGCTTGCAAGCCTTTTGGAAGATCCAACAAATTACTTCAATGGCAGGAACATCAACGGAGAGATCGTGTCTGAAGATTGGTTTGAAAGTGTTGACATTACCATAACACCGACGATCGACGAACATGGTTATATTGACATGAAAGGTTTGTTCGTCCTCACAAACAAAGCACCTTGTGGGGTGGGGGCTGTTCTTCCAAGTTTCTCTATAGGATGTATCACCTGTCCTACAATGTGA
- a CDS encoding NAD(P)-dependent malic enzyme, with translation MLENNHVEKPQKTHEELSNKAKAFHSIYKGKVQIAPKVPILSYEDFAVWYTPGVAKVCQEIAKDKSRVYDYTNRENTIAVISDGTRILGLGDIGPEAGLPVIEGKALLFKYLGGVDAIPLCIGTKKLEEIVMFCKWISPSVAGINLEDIESPKCFLLLERLQEELSIPVFHDDQQGTATVTLAGLINALRIVGKDLYNVRIALIGAGSANYAFAKLLEKVGVDMSNVIVCDVKGIINKERLNEFAEPLKTMWSKTNGKNISGGIPEALKGADVCVAYSKSGPGIILKDWIKLMNKDAIVFAGANPVPEIWPWEAKEAGARIVATGRSDFPNQVNNSLGFPAIFRGVLDVRATKITDEMCIAAAQAIADYAYRKGIHEEYIVPTMEEKEVFIEEAFAVAKKAIEQGIAQNPLPDEELLKRIREKVEQGRMINEALIKGGIIKLPQLEGYHEK, from the coding sequence ATGCTGGAAAATAACCATGTTGAGAAACCACAAAAAACACATGAAGAACTGTCAAACAAAGCCAAAGCTTTTCACTCAATTTACAAAGGCAAAGTGCAAATCGCACCAAAAGTTCCAATTTTATCCTACGAAGACTTTGCCGTTTGGTACACACCAGGTGTGGCAAAAGTTTGTCAAGAAATAGCTAAAGACAAATCAAGGGTGTATGACTACACCAACAGAGAAAACACCATAGCTGTGATAAGCGATGGAACAAGGATATTGGGGCTTGGAGATATTGGACCTGAGGCAGGCTTACCTGTGATAGAAGGCAAGGCTTTGCTTTTTAAGTATCTAGGTGGAGTGGACGCCATACCACTTTGTATAGGTACGAAAAAACTAGAGGAGATCGTAATGTTTTGTAAATGGATTTCCCCATCTGTTGCAGGGATAAACTTGGAAGACATTGAAAGTCCAAAGTGTTTTTTGCTTCTTGAAAGACTGCAGGAAGAACTTTCCATACCGGTTTTTCACGACGATCAGCAAGGTACCGCAACCGTTACACTTGCCGGTTTGATAAACGCCTTACGAATAGTAGGTAAAGATCTATACAACGTGAGAATAGCATTGATCGGCGCAGGAAGTGCAAACTACGCATTTGCAAAATTGCTTGAAAAAGTTGGAGTAGATATGTCCAATGTGATTGTATGCGACGTAAAAGGAATAATAAATAAAGAACGGTTGAACGAATTTGCTGAACCGTTGAAAACCATGTGGTCAAAAACCAATGGAAAGAATATTTCTGGAGGTATACCGGAAGCACTCAAAGGTGCAGATGTTTGCGTTGCATATTCAAAAAGCGGTCCAGGTATTATTTTAAAAGATTGGATTAAACTCATGAACAAAGACGCAATCGTTTTTGCTGGAGCAAACCCTGTTCCAGAGATATGGCCATGGGAAGCAAAGGAAGCTGGAGCAAGAATAGTGGCAACTGGAAGAAGCGACTTTCCAAATCAAGTTAACAACTCACTTGGTTTCCCAGCGATCTTCCGTGGGGTATTGGATGTAAGGGCAACGAAGATAACCGACGAGATGTGCATTGCAGCTGCGCAGGCTATCGCAGACTATGCTTACAGAAAAGGGATCCACGAGGAATACATTGTCCCTACGATGGAGGAAAAAGAGGTTTTCATAGAAGAAGCGTTTGCAGTTGCAAAGAAAGCAATAGAACAAGGTATTGCGCAAAACCCCTTGCCCGATGAAGAGCTTCTCAAGAGAATAAGGGAAAAAGTAGAACAGGGAAGAATGATCAACGAAGCGCTGATTAAGGGAGGAATAATCAAATTACCGCAGTTGGAGGGATATCATGAGAAATAA
- a CDS encoding glycerate kinase type-2 family protein, which yields MSKHNLVKDALQIIQKTIESVLPDNAVKDQLSKLNLDGKFFVLAIGKAAWRMAKAASEILKDKIIKGVVITKYNHSLGEIENFEIYEAGHPVPDENSLKATDRALQLISKLDETVQILFLISGGGSSLFEKLKEGITLAQLQQITKDLLACGANITEINAIRKRLSLVKGGKFAEFVYPRKIIALVLSDVLQDRLDSIASGPAYPDLTTTQEVLQIVERYNLRLDEPLKRYLLEETPKVVTNAEHYIIGSVKTACETAESVAKSLGYNTVILTTTLNCEAKEAGRFLASIAKEILIFDRPIRKPAAIILGGETVVHVKGTGKGGRNQELALSAAIEIAGLKSVVIASVGTDGTDGPTDAAGGIVDGQTVLKIKEAGLDPIKLLDNNDSYRALDLANCLLKIGPTGTNVNDLVLALIA from the coding sequence ATGTCAAAACACAATCTGGTAAAAGACGCATTGCAGATTATCCAAAAAACCATCGAATCTGTTCTTCCTGACAACGCAGTAAAAGATCAACTTTCCAAACTTAACCTGGACGGAAAATTTTTTGTCCTTGCGATTGGCAAGGCTGCCTGGAGGATGGCAAAAGCTGCTTCTGAGATTCTTAAAGATAAAATTATAAAAGGTGTTGTGATAACAAAGTATAATCACAGCTTGGGTGAAATAGAAAACTTTGAAATTTACGAAGCGGGCCATCCCGTACCAGACGAAAACTCTTTGAAAGCGACCGATAGAGCTTTGCAGTTGATTTCAAAACTCGATGAAACTGTTCAGATACTGTTTTTAATCTCTGGCGGTGGATCAAGTCTTTTTGAAAAGTTGAAGGAAGGTATAACTCTTGCTCAGCTTCAGCAAATTACAAAAGATCTTCTCGCTTGTGGAGCGAATATTACTGAGATAAACGCGATAAGAAAGCGTTTGTCACTTGTCAAGGGAGGAAAATTTGCGGAATTTGTTTACCCAAGAAAAATTATAGCTTTAGTGTTGTCAGATGTTCTTCAGGATAGGCTTGATAGCATAGCCTCTGGTCCAGCTTATCCTGATTTAACAACCACTCAAGAGGTTCTTCAAATTGTCGAGCGCTACAACTTAAGATTAGATGAACCCCTCAAAAGATATTTGCTTGAGGAAACACCCAAAGTTGTCACAAATGCCGAACATTACATTATAGGAAGTGTCAAAACTGCTTGTGAAACCGCGGAAAGCGTCGCAAAATCTCTTGGTTACAATACGGTTATATTGACAACTACTTTGAACTGCGAAGCAAAAGAAGCTGGAAGGTTTCTTGCAAGTATTGCAAAAGAAATACTTATCTTCGATAGACCAATTAGAAAACCTGCTGCGATAATACTTGGTGGGGAAACTGTTGTGCATGTAAAGGGAACTGGGAAAGGTGGAAGAAATCAAGAGCTTGCATTGTCTGCTGCGATTGAAATAGCAGGCTTAAAGTCGGTAGTAATAGCTTCTGTTGGAACAGATGGAACCGATGGGCCAACTGATGCTGCAGGTGGGATAGTGGACGGACAAACTGTTTTAAAGATTAAGGAAGCAGGGTTAGATCCCATTAAACTGTTGGATAACAACGATTCATATCGCGCGCTTGATCTTGCAAATTGTCTATTGAAGATAGGGCCAACTGGCACGAACGTCAACGACCTTGTGCTTGCTTTGATAGCTTAG
- a CDS encoding nickel-dependent lactate racemase family protein: MRNNEIELKYGEKVIKLQIPQNLKCDVLFPNEESSGVVDPFAEVLESLKNPISSPTLKELLQKHRPRKITILVSDITRPSPSHILVPPILEEITKAGFTLDKVKIVFALGFHRKMTTEEMQKAVGKEVYEKVECLNHDISNCVYIGTTKRGTPVEIFKTVFESDFIIATGNLELHWFAGYSGGNKALLPGVCSKRTIEANHSMMLLDGATAGRIEGNPVREDIDEAGKMAGVKFIVNAVLNSKKEIVKVVAGDPVAAHREGTKHIDKMYKVPIKKKYDIVVASCGGYPKDINLYQAQKGLDNAFQAVKPGGIIILVAECREGFGEKTFEEWMRKAKTIDEPLQWIKENFVLGGHKAVGFCRVLKKAEIFLCSKMDPKVVSDIFMQPFDSVDEALKAALKKKGVDADILIMPYANSTLPCE; encoded by the coding sequence ATGAGAAATAATGAAATTGAATTGAAGTACGGTGAGAAAGTGATAAAACTTCAAATCCCTCAAAATTTAAAATGTGATGTTTTGTTTCCAAATGAAGAATCTTCCGGTGTTGTAGATCCTTTCGCCGAAGTACTTGAAAGTTTGAAAAATCCCATATCAAGCCCTACACTTAAAGAGTTGTTGCAAAAGCATCGCCCAAGAAAAATAACCATCCTTGTCAGCGATATAACAAGACCGTCACCTTCGCATATTCTTGTTCCACCCATTTTGGAAGAAATCACAAAAGCAGGCTTTACACTGGATAAAGTGAAAATCGTTTTTGCATTGGGATTTCACAGAAAGATGACAACCGAGGAAATGCAAAAGGCCGTTGGAAAAGAAGTTTACGAAAAAGTGGAGTGTTTAAACCATGATATTTCAAACTGTGTTTACATTGGAACGACAAAAAGAGGAACACCCGTTGAAATCTTCAAAACAGTTTTTGAATCGGATTTCATAATCGCCACAGGAAATTTGGAACTTCATTGGTTTGCAGGCTACAGTGGAGGAAACAAAGCGCTGCTTCCAGGGGTGTGCAGCAAAAGAACCATAGAAGCCAACCATTCAATGATGCTTTTAGACGGTGCGACTGCCGGAAGAATAGAAGGAAATCCTGTTAGGGAAGATATAGATGAAGCTGGAAAAATGGCTGGAGTAAAGTTCATTGTAAACGCGGTTTTGAACAGCAAAAAAGAAATCGTCAAAGTCGTTGCTGGAGATCCAGTTGCAGCCCATAGGGAAGGAACGAAGCACATAGATAAGATGTACAAAGTCCCCATAAAGAAAAAATACGACATAGTTGTGGCTTCATGCGGTGGATATCCAAAGGATATAAACTTATACCAGGCTCAAAAGGGACTTGATAACGCTTTTCAAGCTGTGAAACCTGGAGGAATAATAATACTTGTTGCCGAGTGTAGGGAAGGTTTCGGAGAAAAAACTTTTGAAGAGTGGATGAGAAAAGCCAAAACCATCGATGAACCCTTGCAGTGGATAAAGGAAAACTTCGTGCTTGGTGGGCACAAAGCCGTTGGATTTTGCAGGGTTTTGAAAAAAGCAGAAATCTTTCTTTGCTCAAAAATGGATCCAAAGGTTGTCAGTGATATTTTCATGCAACCTTTTGACTCCGTCGACGAAGCTTTAAAAGCAGCTTTGAAGAAAAAAGGTGTAGATGCAGATATTTTAATCATGCCATATGCGAATTCAACCTTGCCGTGTGAGTGA
- a CDS encoding GntP family permease, with protein MVWPTVLLVLSILFIVVSTVRWRLHPFLALIFAGFLFGILSGMKLGDVVSAITGGFGGTVSSIGIVIVAGTIIGVFLEKSAGAFTMAESVLKVTGKKNVPLAMSIIGYIVSIPVFCDSGFVILQPLNKALTKRAGLSLSTTAIALSLGLYATHTMVPPTPGPIAAAGNLGADLGLVILVGLIVAIPAMITGWIFSVKYASKIYIDPQPELTEEEIAQRMKEAPKASAAFMPIVVPLVLIVLKSISDFPTKPFGDGAFRQLVGFLGNPVTALIIGVLIAFALPKKLTKDMVSMNGWVGQAVLSAGVIILITAAGGAFGRVLQNSGVAKIIGEQLAKANLGIWLPFIIAAAIKTAQGSSTVSLITTSALMAPLLEPLGFTSAIAKALVTVAIGAGSMVVSHANDSYFWVVTQFSNMDVKAGYKLQTFGTFVQGIASAFVIWIISIFVL; from the coding sequence GTGGTTTGGCCAACGGTTTTGCTGGTGCTGAGTATTTTGTTCATAGTTGTATCCACAGTAAGATGGAGACTGCACCCGTTTCTTGCGCTGATCTTCGCAGGATTTCTTTTTGGTATTCTCTCTGGCATGAAACTTGGCGATGTAGTTAGTGCAATCACTGGTGGGTTTGGCGGAACAGTCAGTTCCATAGGTATCGTCATAGTGGCTGGAACGATCATTGGTGTTTTCTTGGAAAAATCTGCAGGCGCGTTCACGATGGCTGAAAGCGTTCTCAAAGTGACCGGCAAGAAAAACGTGCCACTTGCAATGTCAATCATAGGATACATCGTGTCTATCCCCGTTTTCTGTGATTCGGGTTTTGTCATTCTTCAACCTCTCAACAAAGCCTTGACTAAGCGAGCAGGATTGAGCCTTTCGACAACTGCAATAGCTCTCAGCTTGGGTTTATATGCAACACACACGATGGTTCCACCAACACCAGGTCCAATAGCCGCCGCAGGGAACCTTGGTGCGGACCTTGGCTTGGTAATCCTTGTTGGGTTGATCGTTGCAATTCCAGCTATGATAACTGGCTGGATCTTCTCAGTCAAATATGCCTCGAAGATATACATCGATCCGCAGCCAGAGCTGACCGAAGAAGAAATAGCCCAAAGGATGAAGGAAGCCCCAAAAGCGTCGGCTGCTTTCATGCCAATAGTTGTTCCGCTTGTACTTATAGTCCTTAAGTCGATTTCAGATTTTCCAACAAAACCTTTTGGTGATGGTGCGTTTAGACAGCTTGTCGGTTTCCTTGGAAATCCTGTTACAGCATTGATCATAGGTGTTTTGATTGCTTTTGCTTTACCCAAGAAGCTGACGAAAGATATGGTTTCGATGAACGGTTGGGTTGGGCAGGCTGTTTTGAGCGCAGGTGTAATCATACTCATAACGGCTGCTGGTGGGGCATTTGGAAGGGTATTACAAAATTCTGGAGTTGCAAAAATCATAGGTGAACAACTTGCGAAAGCAAACCTTGGAATTTGGCTTCCATTCATAATTGCAGCTGCCATTAAGACAGCCCAAGGTTCTTCCACAGTCTCTTTGATAACGACTTCCGCACTTATGGCTCCCTTGCTGGAACCTTTGGGATTCACATCCGCAATTGCCAAAGCTTTGGTAACAGTTGCCATAGGCGCTGGTTCGATGGTTGTTTCGCATGCCAATGATAGCTACTTCTGGGTTGTTACGCAATTCTCGAATATGGACGTGAAGGCAGGATACAAATTACAGACGTTTGGAACATTTGTTCAAGGCATTGCATCGGCTTTCGTCATTTGGATAATAAGCATCTTTGTCCTTTAA